The window TCTATCGCCTGTAACATCCGTATAATATACCTGCGGAGCAGTTCCAGTATCAACAGGGACATTCCAAGGAAAGTCCTTTTTATTCCCGTTAATATCCAATATTGCCCCATCGGTTTTTTTATAAAATTTTACTTTTTCATCCTCTGAAGACCCCAGCAATTTCGCATCTGTATCTTGCACCGGCTGTGTTGTTACTTGTTTACTGGGAGACTCACCCAAACCTTGCGTAACCGTTTCGGGCTTATCTGATCCACCACATCCTGAAAGCAAAACGACACTCAACACCATCAATACACCAAGCTCTTTTTTCAACCCTAAAATCTCCTTTCGTCTACCTAGCAGAAATTATATCAGAGCAAATGAACCCATGAATGACATATAATTAACATTATTTACGATTAAAGTTAAATTTATGTTATATACTCCCAACCAGAAAACGAAAAAGACGCTCACCGAATCCAGGAGCGCCTATCCTTATCCTCAGTTATAAATGATTTGAGCTTTCTTCCACGATGGTCCGCTGTATGCGTGTTTCTTCGCATCCCATTGCATCGTGACTTCCAAGCTTTGATCATGCGAGGTATCCCCCGGACTGCTGCCTTTTGAAAATAGATGCTGTTCAATCCAGCGTATGCTTTCTTCAGGCACAATCGGTTTCTCATAGTGGCGCTCATGGAAGATATGATCAAAGAACGCCAACCGAATTTTAGTTGCGATATGTTCAATTCTATTTTGAACACCTGGAGGACTGTAGGAAGTAATAATAATTGTAACTAACTTGCCCTCTTGTAAATCTTCATCCTGCCCGACTCTCATTTCAACGTCACAATCATAGACCGTGACTTCCCCTGCATCATTTGGAACCAAGTGGCCCGTAAGATAAGGCCATTTGAAACGATAGATTCCTGAATGCAATATTACTTCTGTTTTCATAGTAACACGCTCCCTCTTCATTAGTTTGATTACCTTACTCTTATAGTATAAATGGATCGCAATTATTCGAGTAGTGAAGCCGCAATCATGATTCCACTTGCTTAAAACCAAACAACAGTTGCAACCAAAAAAAAGTTGCTCCCGATTTATCTATTCGCCACATCCGAAGATCAGTGGGCGGTGTTATTCAATTTTTTCAACAACTGACTGACCCGCCCCTGAGATATACCCAGCATCTCGGCCCACTTTTTTTGTGGTGCATCCGGGTACTGTTCCATGACCTTAGTCAGCCGGAGGAGTGTTTCCTTGCTTCGTGTCCACTTTGGTTTAATCGCTATTTCTTTTTCAGTGTTTACTTCCTCCAACGCAGCGGCCACTTCTGCCGCTCCCCCTTCAGGCAATTTCTCGTTTCCGGAAACCTGTTCTAAACATGAACCACAAATGAAATAATCCTTAAAATAAGACAACCCTTCCGTGGAAGAGCAAAACATGCACTCCAGGGTTCGATATTTCCTCAATGTCAGACGTTCATTTGCGTCATCTACAAAATATTCAATCGGATCGCCAATATCAATTCCAAGTGTGCGCCGCAATTCCATCGGTAATACAATACGACCCAAAGCATCCACCTTACGTACCATTCTGTTATTTCTATTTTTCCTCATAACAATTACCTCTCATTTTTTCCTTATTATACCATATTAAATATTCCACCTCATTCGGCCCTTAGTCATTTTTTTAATCGGCCATACTCTAAATGTTCGGGTTTTAAACAAAAACAAGCCAGCTGCTGGAGCTGGCCATGCGTCTAAATTGTCTTAAAAACCGAACATTAGAATTCCCATCCTAAAAGTTTATGTAGTTCGCTTGGATCAAATCGATTCCGATCTCGCTTTAACAGTTCTACAATAGCAGCCGCTTCACCGGCTAAGAGAGACTTATACTCGTCAAACGTCTCGCCGTCGCTCTCCCAAACCCTTGCCACAAAAACGGCTGGTCCACAGACACTTACCTGAGCCGCTCCCAAAGACAATGTGAAATTAACCGGCTTGCGGATAAGAGCTGCTGAATCTCCAACAGCCAGATATAAATCGTTCCCCAGCTTGGAATGATCACGCCGGGACTCTCCAAACAGTTCTTGTCCATATGCGCCATACAATGACGAAATTTCCTTAATTACCGGTTCCTGTCCCGGTAGCACTTCTACCACTTTAATCATATTCAACCTCCTTTCGCAGATTTGATAAGACTCAGAATACTGTCAATTGTACTCCCATCAAGTCCCGATAACCAAGCAATCGTATCATGCTCTTCTCTTGTAAGGCTCCGTCCAATACAAGCCTGGACGCTATCCATCAACGGTATATACCGCTCCACTTACCATTGCTCCATGCCCAAACCGTCCGGCCGTAAGGACGCTACCTTTCGTGTGACTAGGCTCCACCGTATTCCCAAATTTGCCCAGGCATAAGCGTGGTTAGATTGATCCGTGGCCGTCTCAGGTGCTTTCCCCTTTTCTTGGCTTCAGCAATCCCTTCAGCCTGCGCCTGTTTGATCCCCTTACGTTCTTCTTCAGCCAACCAACTTAGGATCTGAAGCACCAGATCCATAATGAGCTGCCCGATCCCCTCTAGCTCCTGATACTTGCACGTATCAAGAATTGGAATGTCGATCACCACGATATGAGTTTTCGCATCGATCAGCCATTGCCACTCTTTTAAAATCTCCTGCTTGTTCCGGCCAAAGCGATTAATAGACTTCACGAATAGCGTGCACCTTCTCACAGCACACGCTTGAGAAGCTGATACTCTGGACGCTGAAAATCTTTTCCGCTTCCCTTATCGGGGTAGTACCAGAGAATCTGACACCACCCGCAAAGCGCACGGAAGTATATGTAAATGTCTGTGTGGAATATACGCTGAGCCCTCGGTCATGTCCAAGCTTGGCATTTTAATGTTTTAACTTCGTCACTGCTACCAGGGGAAGTACCAGCGTCGCTATCATCAGGTGCATACGAATGGGTATAAATATAAAAACCCTCCTAGGTGGAGAGTTTTTGCTATATTGATAGTACTAGCAACAGCCCGGTTCAAGTGTTATTCGTGCTACAGACCCGTTAAGGTGATTGATGATTGATATTTCCTTTTTTAACTTATAGGATATCGAGGCGTTACGCATACTTCTCCCGTGATGTTCGGTGTAACCGCAGTTCCGGCTGCGATGGTTAATAGAATGGTGTCGAACCCAGTTTTTGTAAAACCAAAGCTAGTTCCTGGTGTAATGGTATCAGATTCAATAACGGTCCCCGTCGGGCCCCCAATAAGAAAATCTACCGTTATCGACCTTCCGGCTGGAACTGAGCCAATCTTAACACTTCCAGAAACGAATAAGCTGATTGGATTCAAGTTATTACGATAAAGAATCTGGGTGATTGCAGCCGCGGTTGGTATAACATTGATCGGCGTACAAATTTGATCCTGAACAAACGTCACTTGGTTGCAGCAAGAAAAATTACTTTCAGCAACCATTGGAGCGCGGCTGGAAGAACATTTACAACCCATAAAGTCACTTCCCCTCTTTTTCCCTATTTCCGTACCCTATGTTACTTTCTCAAGTCCCAACCTGCCTGAGCGATTTCACCAGGAAAATAGTCCATTTTCGGGTAAAAGGGGCGGTTTCACTATTTTTATTCAATTTGTGTGTTTAACCAAGGCCTTTAGTCGACTGTAACAATATACCGTTTATATATGGAACGTCCCGTTTGCGAAGGAGGTGTCATGTCATTGGGGAGAAATGTTCAAGTCAATAAACAAACCACGATCGTTAAAGTAAATACGAAAATATCCTGCCGCTCAAGAAAGAAAAAGAAGCACTGCCGCAGAAAAAAAATAAAATGCTTTTGTGAAGAAGTGTGTGGTACGATCTTTCAAAAATGCGATTCTAAACCGCAAGTTTACTTTAGAGCTGTAGAAATACGACCATCCGCTAATGTAAAAATACAGAACGATACTAATTGTGACATGGAAGCGATGATTAGAACTCGGAAAAAGGAGATTACCCAAGTAATCGGACAATCCCAGCAAGTTTCTATCGTTGTCCCGTCCATATCCAGATTAACCATTGTATGCAATGGAGACGGTTCACAAGTATGCAGGGGGCGTTATGACATCAAGCTTCGCATTCGTACACACAGAACACATAGACACTAAGCCACTTCCTTCTACACTCACCTTCTCGCCTCTTGGTTGTTCCCATTGCGTGTACTCGTCACGAAGCCATACTTGGGGCTGCGGATCAGAGTCGAGTTGCCATTTTGAACAGAAAGTTTCCGAAACTCCGTCGCAGCGAGTTGTTTGGCTGTACAGGGATGGAGAAACAAGACGGAATCGACTAAAAATAAATGATCGTACCGCTCATCGATGGCATTATTCCAATAATGCGTCGTTTCGTTACGAATATATTCGTTTTGCCGCCCGGACCGTTTCACTGTAACTCGTTTTATAACTTTGGCGAAGTGACGGAGTAGTTCACTTGCCTGCTCGTCTTGGTTATCGTCTATAAAAAAGTAGCTGTATTCGATGATGGACTGCTGCTTTAAACGAGAAAGGGAAGATGAAAATTCCTGCAAGACGGCGGGCTTTTAATGAACAGGACAGATGGATTCCAGATACTTTTGGTTATGCAATACGCGTGGATCGGTCGGCCGATAGGAACAGGCGATTTCGTTATGCTGATACGCCAATCGGTATTCGCCCATTCGGTCGTATTATACACAAAGTTGTAGGTGAGGCAGCCATGTTGAGCAGGCCGGGTTGAAAAAAAACTAAATTGCCTTTTGGCTGTTCAAGTTGGGTGGGCAGTTTGTACCAAAGATCGCCGTTTGCAGTTCGTTCTTCAGCAAAAAATGGTACCCTAGCCTACAACAAAGTTCAGCTCGGGGACCTTCATATTGAAAAGATCCTAACGCGCACTCCAATTCCGTCCTGGTCCCCCAGCTCATGGTAACAGTCCGCTAACTTCCCACAGGCTGAAATATTGTCTTCAACTCAGCCTTTCCCTGTGGCAAGAAATTTTTCGTAATAGTAGATCGCCTTCTCATATTTTTGATGATCTACAAGCTCATTCGCATAATAGTACAGGTCTCGTGGGGAAAACTCCTCTCCTCGGGATAAACGTTTTTCATAAATTTTTAGATTTCGGTCACTATCATGACGGAGGCTGTAATGGGTAACGGCAATATCACTGTGCAGAATGTGTCCTCCGACTTCAAGATATTCATGGACCGCGCCGATCCATTGAAAATGTTTCGCTCTTTTCACGAGTCGATTTCGTTTTATGCTGAAGGTCACATTTCCAAATTCGTCGAAACCGAGATGATAGTGCATCGTAACGGAATCAACGGATGGGTCAAGCGTTTCCTTTAGAGTAGCCAGCTTCTGTCTTTCGCTCCCAGTTAAAAAATCGTCGGCGTCAAGCCAAAAAATATAGTCCATGTTGGCCAAGCTGAACGCATAGTTCCGCGCAGCAGCGAAATTCTCGATCCACTCGAAATCAAAAATGTGGTTGGTATACTGACTTACAATCAATTTCGTACCATCCGTAGATCCCGTATCGACAATAATGATTTCATCTACGATGCCCCGAACGGAAGATAAGCATCGGCCGATACTTTCTTCCTCGTTTTTCACAATCATACATAGACTGATGGAAACCAACAGGCTCACCCCCAAAAAGGCGTATTGTTTAGGAGAAAATGTTGAACTTTCCTGATAATCCAAGCTGCGGCCACAAGTTAAATTAAAGCTCCAGTAAACGTAATTGCACCAATAGCACTCGCTGTACCGGTAACAGTTAGTGCAACTAAGGAGTACGTAACATTGCCAGTTCCGGGGGTTAAATCAACATGATCGATACCGGTAGCTTCAAAAGTGTTATTTCCGGCTGCATGCTGGTTAATGCTAAAGATGACAGTCGCCCCGCGAAGAATTCGCAATTGTACGGCTGTATTGCCAGTCGTAGACTCCCAACCGACGATTCCCGTTAACCAAACCCTATTTCCAGCAGCCACTCCCGTTATGGTGATCGTTTTTAGTGTAGTTGCGACCGCGGTTATTGGAATTGCTGAACTCCCTGTTGTATTCGGAGTATTTTCGGATACCTGAAATTGCTGAAAGATACCCGCGGCTCCGGTTGCGCCGGTGAGACCCGTAGCTCCTGTCGCTCCCGTGGCTCCGGTTGCGCCGGTGGGACCCGTAGCTCCTGTCGCTCCCGTGGTGCCGGTTGCACCGGTTAGACCCGTAGCTCCTGTCGCTCCCGTGGCTCCGGTTGCGCCGGTAGGACCCGTAACTCCTGTCTCTCCCGTGGCTCCGGTTGCGCCGGTGGGACCCGTAGCTCCTGTCGCTCCCGTGGCTCCGGTTGCGCCGGTGGGACCCGTAACTCCAGTCGCTCCCGTGGCTCCGGTTGCGCCAGTGGGACCCGTAACTCCAGTCGCTCCCGTGGTGCCGGTTGCACCGGTTAGACCCGTAGCTCCGGTCGCCCCAGTGACTCCGGATGCGCCGGTAGGACCCGTAGCTCCTGTCGCTCCCGTCACGCCGGTGGCTCCTGTCGGGCCAATTCGTCCATGACAACAAGCGAAGTGGGAGTCATTCACATATATCCTCTGTGTCATCTGATCACCCCTTTGCACTTAAAATCTATATACTTCATAGAATGCAAAGTAAGGTAATTGGGGACACGCATTAGTCTTGGTATTTCGCATATTTTTCGGAAATTAGGGCTAATAAAAGTCAAAAATAGCATCCCAATAGATAAAATCTATCCCAAGTATAGGGATCTTCGATTTTTAACTCTATTTCCCTCATATCCCTTAACACTCCTGTAAAAAGTAGGTTTTAAATAAATCTCCTTGTTTAGCATAGGAATTAGAAAAAGTAAAGTTGCGTTTTTTATATTGTAAATGGAACATCAAGCTTTTTGAGATTCTTATTGTCTCAAAAGTGCATAAATTATATGAATTATGAGATCAGTGTTTTACAAGCGTTAATAAATAGCTTCGCTGTAAGGGAGTGTGGGCGGTCGGTGCGAACCGATATTGGAATCCGGATGATGACCTCCCCACCGATTTTGAGAAACGTCGAGAAGAGAACTACAAGACTCTAAAGCAACCATTGGATGCTCAT of the Paenibacillus sonchi genome contains:
- a CDS encoding AbrB/MazE/SpoVT family DNA-binding domain-containing protein, with amino-acid sequence MRKNRNNRMVRKVDALGRIVLPMELRRTLGIDIGDPIEYFVDDANERLTLRKYRTLECMFCSSTEGLSYFKDYFICGSCLEQVSGNEKLPEGGAAEVAAALEEVNTEKEIAIKPKWTRSKETLLRLTKVMEQYPDAPQKKWAEMLGISQGRVSQLLKKLNNTAH
- a CDS encoding recombinase family protein, which codes for MKSINRFGRNKQEILKEWQWLIDAKTHIVVIDIPILDTCKYQELEGIGQLIMDLVLQILSWLAEEERKGIKQAQAEGIAEAKKRGKHLRRPRINLTTLMPGQIWEYGGA
- a CDS encoding DUF3992 domain-containing protein, encoding MGCKCSSSRAPMVAESNFSCCNQVTFVQDQICTPINVIPTAAAITQILYRNNLNPISLFVSGSVKIGSVPAGRSITVDFLIGGPTGTVIESDTITPGTSFGFTKTGFDTILLTIAAGTAVTPNITGEVCVTPRYPIS
- a CDS encoding S-Ena type endospore appendage, which encodes MSLGRNVQVNKQTTIVKVNTKISCRSRKKKKHCRRKKIKCFCEEVCGTIFQKCDSKPQVYFRAVEIRPSANVKIQNDTNCDMEAMIRTRKKEITQVIGQSQQVSIVVPSISRLTIVCNGDGSQVCRGRYDIKLRIRTHRTHRH